TGGTCTGTTTCTTTCAGTGGCATAACAAAAATTATAAAGACTGGATTTTCAGCTATTAATTTGATATACTTTTTCACGGCAGGCCCAGATGAGGTAATGCAGCTTTCTATCTACATTCTTGAGTGCCCCTCCCCCCTTAAAGTCCCCGCAGTTCATGTTGATTACTCTATAAACcgtgattcttgaaatgagcttagCTGATGTTTACTCTTTTAGACGTTATTCTATTTACAGTGGATTAAATGCGGTATTGGTTTCCTAATGGGGAGTATGGGGACTATTACAAAATATTGTACGACGGGATGTTGCGGTAACCGCGTAATGTAACGGATCTTGAGCAATGCGGACAGAATTTCAAGAATGTTTAGCATGTGCTGCATCTTCTTTTCTTGAAATATGAAACTGAGTTGATTTTCCCCCCTTTCCCTTTTTTAATCTATAGTCTACGTTTAATACCCTCTTTGTTCGCAAACACATGATGCATTGCAAATACACATGTTTCCCTAAATTTGTTTTAATATAATACCCGAGTATACTGATCAAGATGCGGAAGTACTGGTAAATCAATGGTGATAATTGATATCTTAAAATTATTTCGGTAGAGTGGCCAAAATATAGGCATTTTCTATGGGGGGTTATAGAACGTAATGGTGACATGAAATTTCCATGCAACGTAATGGGTGCATTCTAATACCATGTTTTGCACATAGGAGAGTTTAGGAATCCTTTGTCCTTGCTATAATTGACATTGTGATATATCTTTTTCAGGTTAAATGCTGGCAAATCAGACGACAAACTAAGGCTCCTCAAGCTGCTGGAACAATCCACACTGATTTTGAGAGAGGATTCATTTGTGCTGAGGTGACTTTTATGCGCTGTCTAGTATTTATAGTCTTTTTCATGCCTTGCATTCATAGGATAACGGAATTTTAACTTCTCACTTGGCTGCTACACTTTGCTGTTAGAGATCTCTATGATTATGAACAGTGTTGTCTTGTTGATTCTGctatatttttttttgtatacTATTTGTCACGAAAGAACTTTTTTACGAGTTAAACTTCATACATATACACAGGTTCTGTTTTGCTTTATAGATTTAGTCATTTCAATCTGATGAAAAAGAGACAAAGTTCAATTCCAATATGAATTTTGAGCAAACTGCTAAGAAACATGTTTTCACTGAATGCCAAGCCTACACAAGCAAATTACAGGTCTTCtagtttctttcttttctcagctTTTTAAGTTACAAGAGCTTGTTTGATGTTTCAGGTCATGAAGTTCGAGGATCTAAAGGAACTTGGTTCTGAATCAGCTGTGAAGGTATGGTGATTGATATAATGTCGAAAATAATCTTCTTGCCTATGCATAGTTGCTCATGTCTTCCTGTCTTCCATAAAACACAACAttttactccctccattttttttatttgtggTCTTAAAATGGTGCTCATGAattaagaaagtattggaaaaAGATGTTTTATTAGTGATGTACAATAAATTCCACCATTAAAATAGCTAAAAGTACCTCTTTTTCAGTGTTTACTAGTGCATTGAAAAATGTAGAAAAGATGCATTTTACAAGGGAAAATGTAAAACGACAAATCATATTTTTTGATTTGTtctaatacgataaataaaatgaaaCGCAGGGAGTATATCATTGCAAGTTGCAACAGTTGAATTCCTTATTTTTTACAACTTCTATAGGTGTAGGAGATTCTGTACTTTTATAATATCCATTTTGCTATTGGACACAACTCACACAAGCGATGATTTGTTTTTTTATGAAGCATATCTTGCTGATACTTGATAATTTAGGAATATTGACTTATATCACCCCTTAGTTTGGAGACACACATACCACAGTTGAACTTAAGCAGTGGCCAATAGTCCAAAACACTTTGGACGCCTTAACTATGCATTtcccgtattattattatttttttgtttaCAAAAATTTATTATGGAGTATCCCCTTTCCTTTGGCCTATCATGCCTAACTCTTTTATTTGTACATGTTAACCACTTAACCCTCTTTAAAATCCCAAAAGGAGGTAAGCCAGTTTTTTATTTTGTAGATAcaaatttattttcaaaattgGTACGGTTTGTGTATGTGAAGAACACTCCTTCACCTCACACCTTTCAAAACTACTATCACCTTAAACTTTCCTGAGATTTCACATGAGACCATATCTTGTTGATGCTTCATAAATTTACAAGCCCTTGCAATATTCATATCTTGTTGACGGTTGATAACTTGATAATCTGTATGTCTCTTGTAAGGCAATAATATCACTTAATAAGGAAACCCATATGGTAAAATATGGTAAGTTCAATTGTTAACTAAAAAATTGTATTTTGGTCGAAAGAATGTGTTGGTCTGCAATTACGCTTATGTAAGGACGCTCAATAGTAGTATTTGGGTAACCAATTTGAATAATCTTATCAGCTCTTCTTTAATCAATGTTACCTAGATTCAATTGGCTCCTAATCTTGGTAGAGTTTCATTCTCTAATCTTGTAGCCTTTTGCAGAGAATGACTCCACGTTTGAGCTTTCTTTGTTTTTCCTACGCCCTGGAAAATAATCTGCATTTTGCTTGTGTTCGTTTGAGGAACGACTTCTAAACGTTGTTGTAATTTTTATACAGGCTGCAGGGAAGTACAGACAGGAGGGCAAGACGTACGTGGTACAAGACGGTGACATTATCTTTTTCAAGTTTAATGTGTCCGGAGGTGGCAAGAAGTGAAACCAACCTTTGATTTCCTCCCACACTTTTCTGTCTTGTAACTTTTCGGCTTTTGCCTTTATACAACATAACCTACGTATCAGGCTATTATGATGTGGTACAAATTATGGTTGCAGTGTTATTTTTGGTTGTTCTTGTATTGAAGTTTGAAGCTTTGAGCTATGAAAACAGAAATTTCTAAAGTAGACTCGGTTGTTGGGTTAGTATATAACAAACTTCAGCTCTAACATCGCATTTCATTACCATGAGAGACGATCCAACCAACGTATCGTTGCATGCGAATACAAGATCTTTAAGATCTGAGCATTCAATAGATACACAAGCCTACAATCATATGAAGACATTCTTATCCAAATTTTCCGAGTTTATTTAAGATCATTAACATTATCAATTATCATAAACAGTTACATTTAGCTATCCTAGTGGTGTTATCACTCATCCACTAGGATAACCTTAAACACAAATTCTTTTTTAAGATGACAATATTCGTCGTATAAACATAAAACAGATCAAATAGGGTAAATTAGACAAAAGAAGGATGCCTAGAGACTAACAAAAGATCTGTTCATACAAGTAGAGACATATTCGACTGGATTTCATCTCAAAACAAATACTACCGTATTAAGAGAGACTTGGTTAAAAAAAAACGAATCACCAAGTCACCATCTCTTATCTGAAGCATAAACCAAATCTTCCACGCAAGCATGCAGTAATTGACAACTAGTACAAGACTTTAAACTGTATACTGCCTACTTAAATAAAGCAAATAAACATCAACTTTATGCACATATTTACACATCAACATTGATATATGTCCGTAACCAAAACACACACACTTTCAGTTTTCTCTCTCAAAAATCAAACCCAAATATTTGTGCTATATTTTCACTAacaagtttttgtataacttgACCAAACCAATAATGAAATTCCAAAGAATAATTTCTCATTTCACTTGTATTTCTAAGCTTAACAAAACTCATAGTAATAAAGTTTCTTCCGTCAACCCAGCTTCTCAATCTCGTACTTTCTCTTCTCTGGATTCACAATCACAACCACCTTTTAAGGCAAGTAccccatttctttttttttctactGTTTCTTTTTTGGTTTTATGTGATACTGTTGACTTAATATTCggtccgtctcaatcatttatttaactTTTCTATTCTTTGTGCGTTATTTCACTAGTTGGTTATTATATAAACAATTTGACTGAAATTTGAGATATTAACTTGATGATAATACCTCTCCTGTTTCAAGTTAGAGTTACTTGACAAAACTGATTCGATTCTAATAAATAACCAACCTAACCAAACTCGAAATAACCTTATCCGAAATTCCGAATGACTCTAAAGGACCAAAAACGATTCCAATAAGTGAATAAGTGAATGAACCACCTTGATTTTGAAATAACCCTAACCGGAATTGACCTGTGACTGAGTCCTGAGATAACTGAAGCCCGACCTGaatgatctgtttgccaggtctagacgAACCCCCACTTCTTATTTGATGATCGGATTAAGATAATgttgaaaattgaaatgactgATTCCGAGATCAAGATTTAATACTATGGACGAAACAACTATAGGGAAATCAATGGAAATGCATTAACCATGATGTATTGATGTGTCTATTTTCCGTCTTATCATCATATTCCCTCCGTGCCATTCATTTGTTTTCCGTTTTTAATTGTTCGCGAGGGGATATTTtgatcaaaggtaaacaaatgattaagacggagggagtatgCTGTTAGAGTTGTACTTATGGCATTTACTTGTCGAGGATTTCGTTTTTTAGTAATCCTATTACTTGTTTCTTCTGTATAGAATGTCGGGTTCATTGGATTGGGAAACATGGGATCACACATGGCAATGAACCTGGTTAAGTCCGGATACGAGGTTTCTGTCTGTGACATGTAAGTCTGCACATGACATTACTTCAGTTTTACAGTTTCTGTGTCGAGTCGTATTTAGGTTACGTCTTCCTATAGATTATTAGATTCTGTATTTGAGTATATGACCGGTCTGGACCGGATGTTGCCCACCCCTATATGACCCTGTACTTTTACAATCGCGGTACTCTGGTAGTATGGAGGTTAGCATTTTGATGACGAGTGAACGTTAGATACTAATGAATAAGAGATTATATAAGACTGTAGTAATCtgtaagggtgtgtttggatagtaaaaatggagggaaagggaggggagggggaaggagggaatggaaagggagagaagggaaagaGAGGGGGAATGAGGTGtgagtgtttggatacaatttctctccaaatcttgcctattgtggagagattttgattaggcatGGAGGAgagaaattggatccctccaaatctctccccctccatttacctccacccttatttgctatccaaataagggattttaaatccactactctccctccctttcctttccatccaaatccttcaatccaaacacaccctaaatgtAGAGCATTGGTTATAAAAGCATGAAATCTCTTCTATTCACATATTTATGAGAATTATGATACTGTTTGAACGCTTGCGCTTGACTTCAGAAACGTCACTGCAGTAAAGCCATTCTTGGAAAAGGGAGTTCCTGTAAGGCAAAATCCAGCAGAACTTGCAGAAGCAAGTGATGTCGTTATTACAATGCTTCCTTCGTCTTCTCACGTAAGTGTCTAAGGTTCGACTAGGGTAActtatatcatgagcctttttctTTTCTGCTAGGGCAACTTATAGCATGTGTTTAATTAGTGATGGTCTTGAAGCAATACCGTGTTAGCGACTAGATTAGACTGGCAAAACTGAGCTGAACCAAAACCCCCCAAAAAAAATGATGGATACCTAAACCAAATTGGTTCACTCGAAATGATCCAAAACAAAATAGTTCGTAGCCTTCCCTTAGAGGAGAGTTCCTTCTTAGTATTCTTACCGTTATCTACCCCGCTTCATTTTATACCTGAAATGTTCTACTTGCCTAACCCAAGACCCTGCCTCATGGTGATTTTACTGTGTTATAATTTTGTCATTGTATATCACGACGAATCACTTGTCTTGTTGATTTTTCTTTATGTGTGATTAACAGCAAGTAAGGATATATTAATGCAGGTTACGAATGTTTATACAGGCCTGAATGGTCTACTTCAGAGTAGCAGTTCTCTTCGGCCATGGTTATTCATTGATTGTTCTACTATTGATCCACTGACTTCAAGAAAAGTTTCTTTGTCTGTCTCAGATTGTGCCTTAAAAGAAAAACTAGGTACTATACTACTCATTAGTGCTGCTTTTATGCCATTTTATTCCGAGTTTCAGTTTTTGGTCGTAGGCGATAATCTATTCTACAGCATTAGTATCTTTAAGTTAGATGCCTAGGGAGTGGGTTTGCAAACTACTGATGTGATAATTCGTAAAATAGTGCATCGCTGAATTTTATCTTACTGAATGTTATTATAAGAAGGTTAACAACATGTCAACCAGTGAGGTCTTGCCTATTGACTGTGTCTTGGGAAGGATATGTCACAACTTCAAATCCCGCTTTTCCTTTGTATTGCACTGATGGAGAAATTAAGTTTTTATATTCTTCCTATTATTTCGTGCTACATGTGCATTTTTGAAAAGCACTCCCTCTACAAGTCTATACTTTGTGTTACCCAAGCAACAAATTAACCGTGTTGTGATTAAAGGCGAGTTGCTGATCAAATGGTTATGATGGTACATTGAAAGGTGTTCCTACCTAAAAGCATGATTGTCTTTCTACTACCTTCCCTTGCTGTTATATactttaagggtgtgtttggattgaaggatttggatggaaaggaaagggagggagagtagtggatttaaaatcccttatttggatagcaaataagggtggaggtaaatggagggggagagatttggagggatccaatttctcTCCTCCatgcctaatcaaaatctctccacaataggcaagatttggagagaaattgtatccaaacactcaCACCTCATTCCCCCTCtctttcccttctctccctttccattccctccttccccctcccctccctttccctccatttttactatccaaacacaccctaagggtgtgtttggatagcaaaagtggagggaaagggaagggagggggaaggagggaagagaaagggatggaagggaaggggaggggagatGGGGTGTggatgtttggatacaatttccctccaaatcttgcctattgtggagagattttgatttgtcttggaggagggaaaatggatccctccaaatccttccccttcatttccctccacccttatttCCTATCCAAACAAGAGATTTCAAATCCCCTaccctccctccctttcttttccctccaaatccctcaatccaaacacaccctaaaagaATTTTGTAGAATATGCGTATTACTTCTGTCTTGCATTAATTTCTAATCCAAATCGATGTAGACTTCCCAGAGAGACCTATGATGTTGGATGCACCTGTTTCTGGTGGTATATTAGCTGCAGAAGCGGCGTCACTGACTTTTATGGTGAGCATTGTGCTTTCGTTGATCATCATTGGCGCTCTGTTAATAACAGTTGGTTCTTAAATTTTCTTTTCAATTAGTTG
This sequence is a window from Silene latifolia isolate original U9 population chromosome 8, ASM4854445v1, whole genome shotgun sequence. Protein-coding genes within it:
- the LOC141596262 gene encoding putative 3-hydroxyisobutyrate dehydrogenase, mitochondrial isoform X1; amino-acid sequence: MKFQRIISHFTCISKLNKTHSNKVSSVNPASQSRTFSSLDSQSQPPFKNVGFIGLGNMGSHMAMNLVKSGYEVSVCDINVTAVKPFLEKGVPVRQNPAELAEASDVVITMLPSSSHVTNVYTGLNGLLQSSSSLRPWLFIDCSTIDPLTSRKVSLSVSDCALKEKLDFPERPMMLDAPVSGGILAAEAASLTFMVGGPEEAFKAAESLFLSMGRASIYCGGAGNGSVAKICNNLALAISMTGVSEALAIGQSLGVPASILTKIFNSSSARCWSSDSYNPVPGVMEGVPSSKNYQGGFASKLMAKDLDLAAASAKEADIRHPLTCRAQEIFHDICKEGNESKDFSCVFREYYGGKDEFSH